Part of the Sebastes umbrosus isolate fSebUmb1 chromosome 3, fSebUmb1.pri, whole genome shotgun sequence genome is shown below.
CTGCTCagcaaagggaaaaaaaggtccCTTGATTTTGGAGCCATTGTGCTCTGTAGCAAGTCTCATTGATTCACAGGGTCCAgttgaaacaggaaatattTAACATAATACAGTAGAAGTCCCATAAGCAACACGAGTAGTTAAGGAGGGATGTGACTGCTAAAGGCATGGGGGGGGGACATAAGCGCCTTAACTTGAAAACCAAGGCATGTGTTAAGGTTTCAGTAACTTTGTAGGAGGGCTTTTGGGGGTCAAACAGTGAGTGGCCTCCAGGTGGCCACCGGGAGACGAGACTGACATACTGTACCATCTCATTGTAACTTGATGAGAGAGGAATTACAggtagcacaaacaaacacagtctcTCTCTGGGCCTCTGGAGCTGTAGAAGAGAAAACAATGAGAGGATAAGATCATAAGTCATAAAGAACAGATGAGTAAGAGGAACACCATCagtctaaaaataaaatgtcagaatgaGCCAGTTTTTCTCACCTGTTGCCCCCATGCAAGATCTCAGCACTTTGAAGGAACAGCATCGGGAACAGAAGCTGTTGCCACAGTTACTGCAGCTCCTCTGTAATGCAAAGAGACATGGCGTCGAAGCTCGTGACAATTGAACGGTAAGAcaaaattaaatgtgatgatgacGTGGTTGCCTAAATATATCCTGAGTCATGTTGCAAGTTTTCATTCTCACCCTTTTCTTCAGCACAGAGAAGACGGCGTTGCAGCTAGAACAGTTGCCTTTGGAGAAGACAAAGAGATAAATAGTATtgtgaaaaatacaataaaaatgtgttcagagctACGATACGAGACTAACATCAGACAGATTTTAATTTCATCACTGAGGTATAATGAGAGGAAATAAACCAGTGGATGAGTCAGAGCAGCAGACTGACCTGTGCTGGTGGTAGGGTAGCGTTTACGCAGTTTCTCTGTCAGTTTGGACACTTTGCTGCGTATGGGTTCGTTTCGGCTCAGGAGACCATTCTCAGAGATGGTGTCATACTCGGGAGTTCCAAGAGGCCCGTCGTCATCCTCCTGAGGGAGaagggggaggggagaggatggACAAAGAAAAACGcagtcacatactgtactgtgtaaTCTGGAGTTTTGGAGTATGAAAACCTGGAAGAAGACACCGAGCCAAACTCAGCGGTACGGCTAACATGGATAAAATTCACTGCGATTCATTGTGAATTTCAGCCAGTTTAACTGATGCATgtttggcaaataaatcaagCATGGTGATGGTAAATACTAGGGCCACTAGGGGATAGACTAAGGTGGTAAATACTTGTATCTAAAGGAAAAATATATGCATGCATGTTTATACAACACCACTTGAGCTATCTGCCAAACATAAAGACACCAAACctgtggaggacggaacctgccaaaatgaaaaataaatgactcgataaaaaaataaatatatctttaaatatagcaaaaataatataaaaaataaatatagccattaattatAAAGataagaatacagaaataaataagtttgaggaaataaataaggggtggaatgcaaagggaaaatcatgcataaatgaataaataaataattaaaaaagaaagaaaaaaaaatatatatgcaaatataaataaataaataaataataaatgaaaaaataaatacatttaaaataataccaataaatacataaataaataaataaatggaaaatgaaacagaaaagtaaataaataagggaattaatacaaagataaataaagaagcaaattaaacagATATAAATTTCTGTTATCagttaattaatgactacattttattttaaatattatttttgctacatttaatgatatttattgagtcatttatatatttgttcatttatttttcattttggcagtttccgtcctccataccaAAACCATACTTCCAAACCCCTGAAAGAgctgagacaaaaaaaactttttgctGACCTTATAAAGATATAACAAAGGTTGTTTATGTCTATACCTACCAACATTTATAACTCTATCTACCTACATGTTTCCCAAACAAGACTTGTTAAAAAAAGGGTCTGTTCTCCACTTTCTGGAAACCAATGGCTAGGCAATCTGTTTGGTACACAACTACATCCACTGAAAAGCCCAGCTATGACTTTATAAGATCGAATGCCAGAGAATAAGAGAACACACAGTATGACTTGTGTCTGCTTGCTGTGTGTTGAACACATAGACTGTCTATACAAAGATGGATCACGCGTCtacacttcctcccactgtacagaagtaaagccaaaatatcccgaaTACAGGCGCTGCCATCtggagattttgacgtcatttggagctaGAGTCTACGCAGTAGTGGTCGGGCAGTGGAGTCCGAACCAATCACGAGTGGGCAGCTCGTCaacgagagagactcacagctgacGTCTCggcccctttttatagcatcaaattactaattaaaaccaaacttatatTAAAAacgaacacttgaacatacatcagcgtgataagaactacctaaaatgacagaaaccatctttgggaaaaataaatttgaggtgtcccatccactaacatggagacgggctttatgacctatactgcagccagccaccaggaggcgatcaagatgttttggcttcacttttggggagctgtcatgtcgtccatctttatatacggtctatggtTGAACAGCAGAGAGCCAGTTTGAAAATCtgcagttatatatatatatatattttatatatatatatataatatatatataatatatatatatatatatatatatatatatatatattttatatatatatatatatatatatatatatatatatatatatatatatatatatatatatatatatatatatcataagcAGCAACTCTTTCATGTATCACATGTTGTTATTAAGTAAAGAACATGcctctatgcaaaactcttgttcaGAATATGCTTTCAAtccaaaacataacaaaacactgCAACACATTAATGAGTCCATCTTAGTGAAATGGCACAAGGAAGGAAAAGCTGATTTCACTAATGCAATATGTCTCATGAACAATGCCATTCATGCAGACTAGAAATGAACGAGCACCCTGTATGATGGGATTATTGGATACAACAATCGTGGGCCTGTTAATTCTAGTGCTACTATCACATAACTCATGCCAAGGGAACAAACACATGAAtgtatagatggatggatgggaggCACTCATAAATCCACTTACCACTAAGACCAAAGGGGGTTCCTTATCAGGAAGCTGAACAACACATGATAACAATGTTAACCCACAAACACTGATGATATTCAGTGTGATTACACAGGAACATACCCAGATCCATGCTACAAAAAGGCCAAAGCAAGAACTACACCACAAGGTCACAACACATGAAGTCGTCGTTCATGTGTCAAGTTTACTGGGTGGCGGTGCAGTAGCCTCTTCTAAACAGAGGGGGGTGACACTCACCTGCAGGGACACTGCATGTTCCTTAGTTCAGAAGGACAGCagagaaaaacaggaagtaacaggACAAACGTCATGAGAGGAGGATTTTTCACACAATCATGGCAAGCTCCAACAATTGTgattcaaatatgttttttcctaaatttaTCAGccacatttattatatatatatttttttaagtggcTTCAGAACAAATTCAACCCCACTTGCTGTATACTTTATTCTGTAAGAGATTAAATTTATAATggatttcattatattttaggggACATCAGTCTAAACACAACAACCCACAATGACAAAGCAAAAATAGTAACTTTTGCAACAAAAATCAAAAACTCAAACCTCTACTTTACATTAGTAATCAAACTCGTTGCTATGGCACTCCAGGTGCATCCCGTTTGCTTTAATTATCCTTAAGGTATCTCTAGACCTTGACTGAAGTTCATAggatagcagtatcttcactcttgctttaaaactgagcccactacaacctaaaaatagcaagtcgcgttaatgcgttaaagaaattagtggcgttaaaacaaatttgaatgAATGCGTTATTAtcctgttaactttgacagcccttagtcttttatcatctttttttaaaacaagatAAGATATCAGACGACTTGTCTTTAATATCACCATTAGATCTGATCTGAGTAGTAAAGGTatccagaaaataaaaaaaacttcagtGAATATCAACGGCAAAGCAAGAGTTTACAGatttaggggggaaaaaatttacatgaaaaaaacgtGATAGAAAATTGTACTTATTAAGTTTAGAGTTACCTCAATGGCATCCTTAAATTCATCATCAGGCTCTGCCTCCTCAGCTTCCTCCACACTTCCAGGAGACAGGTCCtgttatcaaacaaacacacatgaatgaatatacagtatatgaatacTAGGCTGATGGTCCCAGGATCAGCACCTTGGACAGTGGTCGTGCTCTAACGGTGGATTTGCATTACTCATACTGGATAAATACATTGAGTGCATGGGATCAACTGGATAAGAAGCTTACAGCCGTGGTTGATTTTAATGTAAATCACAACCGCTAAATCCTTCAGTATTCAAACCCACATGCacttctctcctctcacctccgtACTAGTTGGTGTGGGGGTCCTGTCCAACGAGTGGCCGTGTTCCTGATCTTCACACTTTCCCTCTGAGGCGTCGGCCTGGCCCACGTGAAGCAGCTTCCTGAGGTCCAACAAAACTGGAGCCACGAGAGAAACGAACAAACGCATTAGCTTTACCCTCTTAAATGAGAGTTAGTGTTTAGCCTTGTTTTCTTCCAGACAGGATGAACTAACCTCTGCAGAAGTCTCTGTTCCACAGGAAGATGACGCTGTTGAGCCCAGCGAGCACCCAGCCCAGGGGAGCGACGTAGAGCAGGCATGCCAATACCAACATCGCTCCGTAGAACCTAGAAGGAGATATTACAAATGTCAGGGCACATGTAGACAAACCACCATACGGTGTAAGTGACTGATCAGCCAGTACATTCGAGTCTATACAATGAGTAGATTTACATTGAATGCAGTTAATACTGTAAACACTGACCTgggcttaaagaggacctattatgcttattttcaaatgcatgcttgtattttgagtttctcctagaacatgtttacatgcattaatgttcaaaaaaactctTAATtcttctcataccggctgttctgcagcatctcttttcaccctctgtctgaaacataCCCCCCCTCCCGCACCCCATGAAAAGCCGAGTCGGCTCCGATTATGATttgtcaaccgaaccaaacccttcggactctgctccagctccgctctaactagtttTTGTTTAGGGGCGCACCAAACTAGCCGCTtggcaaagtgtgttacttggtgacatcaccacgtcacGGAAGAAGAAGGTGGGACtccaagcaaggcgtttcaggcagttaaGGAGCTGTGTTTccgtgggggagaggaactacCTTTAATGTGGACTTGGGggtttgtaactttgcagatcttttatatgcacaaaaaactacataacaaactaaaggaaaggggaaaagcataataggtcctctttaaaaaaaagactttaaatTAAGATGTTTGCATTGATTTTCTAACAAAAATCACATATTACAGAACAAAGCCCAATAAATACTAGATAatgataatacaaataatactaGAATACTCCATGTCTGTATTTGACGATTATGACTATTATGACTATTACTTATACCGAATATGACCTTATTTGGTTTAAGGTCATCACAAAAAGcagtttaaatttaatttactaGTTACTGCTAGTAAGTCCATGTAAATGTGGCCCATGACAACATCAGCACAGAAACAAAGAATAATAGATATACTGTGAAGGAGTGATTGAGCAGGACAGTAGTAATGATCAATCACTCGCCTGATGAGTAATGTCTACTCAACTACAGGTGATActgcccatgtgtgtgtgtgtgtgtgtgtgtgtgtgtgtgtgtgtttatgtagatGCAGACCTTGATGACTTGGTGTGATTATCCCAGTACAGGACCTTGTAAAAGGTTTCTGctgacaggcaggcagaggtcAGCATGTCATCCAGGTGCTTCAACCTGCCAAAGACAGCAAACATGAGAATGTCCACAAACACTGTAAGAACAAAGATAAACTTCAACCCATACATGAACAAACACCGTGAACAAATGTCACATAGACTTATGTCACCAGGGTACAAGCCACAGTTTGTAAACCTGTTCCAGAAAGGCCAACTGAACTGATTGATATTGTCATTATCAGTTAATCTATTCATCatctttaattaaataataaaatatttctttatttataaaCCATTTACTTTTATGATggtataaaacaaagaaaacaagcaaaTGTAAAAGGTATCCTGTGGAGTTTGTGACCACAAGCGGAGCTGCAGGGCAATGTTTTGATGATTGGGGACCCATTTTCTAAacagctttgcaaatgttttatggggaaggaaatgaataaaacaaagtatGTAAGGCTACAGGGATATGCATTATTATATGTTCCAGAGAGAAACagtgaatgtgaaaaaaaaagaaatgtttttgtatAATAAAAACGCTTAAGTATTTAAGCATATGTAAagctgtaaaaaacaaatgtttacaaaagtaaaagtaacgGCGACATATATATTCTCTCATTGCCTCTCATTGAATGTGTGTCACACACATAAAAAGCACATTAGAGCTGAACCATTTAGTCACTTAGTGGACtggttgatcaacagaaaataaattggcaactattttgagaattgattaattgtagtattgtaatgttgttgttttttttcaaattccagcttctcaaatgtgatgatttgttATTGTAACtagcttttttaaatttttttttttttttactattttctgacattttagactTGAGAAAATGATTAGAAGATGAGcctgtaatgaaaataatcgttagccAGCCTCGCAACACATAGCCCCATCCCCTGCAGTGTCCGTCTTACAGGTCTTTGACTTCCAGCATGGCCTCCTGTTTGGTGAGATGCACCGTCTGCAGGTCCCTGCGGTGAACGGCGTGAAAGCGCCTCCTGTGGAGCTCAGAATCTGAGGCTCTGCCCCCGCACCTGTCCTGCAGGTAACCCAGGGCAGCAGGTGCTGCCACCGCCACCACACCCACTGTGATCCAACCCACTGATACCAGAGAAACAGACACAACAGTACGTTAGTAAATTACTCAACATTCAACAAAAGCTGGATCAATATTAACGCCTAATTCCTCATTTTACCTTCATTGACAGTGCAGAAGAAGACATTGAGGAACATACAGACGAGCAGAGAGCACAGGGGCATCTTCCATCTGAaggagatttaaaaaaacaaaaacaaaaaaaaaaacatgatattgAATACTACAATATAAATTTGGCTACACAAAGCCAAAAACAATTCTACCATATGATGCAGgccacagacaaacacacatacacacccgaGCAGGTAGCGGGTCAGCTCCACTGCATCTGTAGCTGGTTCTAGAAACAGAGCCATTCTCTTATAGGACACAACCATGTTGAGGAGGTCAAAGTTTGCTGTACATCGCGGGCTCCCCAACTCAGAGGCATCTGGAGAGCCGGGGGTCTCTTTAGATAATGTGTGTGCCAGCTCCCCTCCTTCCCCCGTGCCATGTGAGGGCTCCTGGGACAAGCCGTGTACCGTCATCCCTGTAAAGAGCAGGGAAAAGAAAGCAGGCAGGATTCAGAGGGTGAATTGAcagtgaaaagagaaaaaaaaaaaatcgcctGACTTGCTAATGTCACAGCCATGTCTGAGCTATACCGTATCCACATCCAGCGGAATAGgttgaacattttaaaggacttctcacacaataaaaacactatTCAGTCTTCTACCGGGTAAAAGACTACGCAGTATTAAGACTAAAACATCTCGCTTCCACAATAACACTTATCCTGAAGCAATCCGCATCCTAAATGCTTCACTGGCTGTATAAACAAGCACATGCACTTTAACCTACCACTTTAAGGGCATGAGCCATTTGGTTGCActcttgtatttattgtatggttactgtattgttattgtggcagtatgtttgttttgttttgtgtgctatgttattatatgttttgttgttgagtGCACCAAAACAAATTCCTAATCAACTGTGGTTGATATGGCAATATTTaattgaatcttgaatcttgtctctgttttatatcatatttaacTGAATATCGTTGGGTTtgcactgacaaaacaagacatttaaagacaccaCCTTGGactttaagaaactggaatggacatttttctctattttctgacattttatagaccaaacgattaatgtAGAAAATAATCAGAAGATTAATCGCTAATGAAAGTCATCGGTAGTTGTTAACTAATTTCACAATTTGGTCCCAGACTGGCAGGCAGGAAAAGTAGAGATTGAAACAGTCTGTTCAGAAGTTGGGAAGGAGCAGGGGGAGGCTGTAGCTCTCAGTCACACTCACAACTCAAATGAAACGACATGGTAATTCAGTCTATAATCAGGCCGGGGAGACTGACACCTTTGATTGCATCATTTACAAAAAGCAACTTAACAGAATCGTGCTGCAGTGAGGGTAAATTGTACTCCAGGGTGTGTCAGTACACCAGTTAGGTGTGGCTACAGGTGCAACACAGGCTGTATGTTCTACTTAACCATTCTGGCCTGCTGTTTGTTGGACAACAGAAAGGGCGGGGGAACCTGCTCAAATGGAGTGAAAGCAGCATACAAGGCAGCAGGTGGTGGAAATGCGGTggtgaacttctctcacatcttttTACAGCTTTTATGTGTCGGCTGAGAGACGTAGAGCTGACAGTTCGCGTGAGCATACGCGgcatgtgtctctttgtgtacAAAATTGAAATGAAGTGGAAGCCACGGCCAACCAGCAGACCATGCACTGTGCTGGTCAAGTTCTGGAGCCCCCCCCCAGCACACATCTGACCACATCCAACAGAGATTTCAACTTTCAACCAGAAAGGACATTTAACTATATATACTTTATAGCCAAATCAAAATCTGTGCAAAGATCATTGGCCAACCTGTGACAGCctcctttcaagcagctcacaacaagagtatgctcagacttgccaacagcatctcttcaga
Proteins encoded:
- the zfyve27 gene encoding protrudin isoform X2 → MTVHGLSQEPSHGTGEGGELAHTLSKETPGSPDASELGSPRCTANFDLLNMVVSYKRMALFLEPATDAVELTRYLLGWKMPLCSLLVCMFLNVFFCTVNEVGWITVGVVAVAAPAALGYLQDRCGGRASDSELHRRRFHAVHRRDLQTVHLTKQEAMLEVKDLLKHLDDMLTSACLSAETFYKVLYWDNHTKSSRFYGAMLVLACLLYVAPLGWVLAGLNSVIFLWNRDFCRVLLDLRKLLHVGQADASEGKCEDQEHGHSLDRTPTPTSTEDLSPGSVEEAEEAEPDDEFKDAIELPDKEPPLVLVEDDDGPLGTPEYDTISENGLLSRNEPIRSKVSKLTEKLRKRYPTTSTGNCSSCNAVFSVLKKRRSCSNCGNSFCSRCCSFKVLRSCMGATAPEAQRETVFVCATCNSSLIKLQ
- the zfyve27 gene encoding protrudin isoform X1, whose product is MTVHGLSQEPSHGTGEGGELAHTLSKETPGSPDASELGSPRCTANFDLLNMVVSYKRMALFLEPATDAVELTRYLLGWKMPLCSLLVCMFLNVFFCTVNEVGWITVGVVAVAAPAALGYLQDRCGGRASDSELHRRRFHAVHRRDLQTVHLTKQEAMLEVKDLLKHLDDMLTSACLSAETFYKVLYWDNHTKSSRFYGAMLVLACLLYVAPLGWVLAGLNSVIFLWNRDFCRVLLDLRKLLHVGQADASEGKCEDQEHGHSLDRTPTPTSTEDLSPGSVEEAEEAEPDDEFKDAIEEHAVSLQLPDKEPPLVLVEDDDGPLGTPEYDTISENGLLSRNEPIRSKVSKLTEKLRKRYPTTSTGNCSSCNAVFSVLKKRRSCSNCGNSFCSRCCSFKVLRSCMGATAPEAQRETVFVCATCNSSLIKLQ
- the zfyve27 gene encoding protrudin isoform X3, translated to MTVHGLSQEPSHGTGEGGELAHTLSKETPGSPDASELGSPRCTANFDLLNMVVSYKRMALFLEPATDAVELTRYLLGWKMPLCSLLVCMFLNVFFCTVNEVGWITVGVVAVAAPAALGYLQDRCGGRASDSELHRRRFHAVHRRDLQTVHLTKQEAMLEVKDLLKHLDDMLTSACLSAETFYKVLYWDNHTKSSRFYGAMLVLACLLYVAPLGWVLAGLNSVIFLWNRDFCRVLLDLRKLLHVGQADASEGKCEDQEHGHSLDRTPTPTSTEDLSPGSVEEAEEAEPDDEFKDAIEEDDDGPLGTPEYDTISENGLLSRNEPIRSKVSKLTEKLRKRYPTTSTGNCSSCNAVFSVLKKRRSCSNCGNSFCSRCCSFKVLRSCMGATAPEAQRETVFVCATCNSSLIKLQ